Proteins from one Cicer arietinum cultivar CDC Frontier isolate Library 1 chromosome 3, Cicar.CDCFrontier_v2.0, whole genome shotgun sequence genomic window:
- the LOC101499461 gene encoding nucleoside-triphosphatase-like produces the protein MEFLITLITFLLFLIPSITSSSQYLGNNLLTNRKIFQKQETITSYAVIFDAGSTGSRVHVYHFDQNLDLLHIGKDVEFYNKIKPGLSAYGDNPEQAANSLIPLLEQAQNVIPEDVHPKTPVRLGATAGLRLLDGDASEKILQAVRDMLSNRSSFIVQPDAVSIIDGTQEGSYLWVTVNYVLGNLGKKYTKTVGVMDLGGGSLQMAYAVSKKTAQNAPKVADGNDPYIKKIVLKGKPYDLYVHSYLHFGREASRAEILKVTKHSANPCILAGFDGIYTYSGEEYKATAPASGANFNKCKKIIRKALKLNYPCPYQNCTFAGIWNGGGGSGQKHLFATSSFFYLPEDVGMVDSKTRNFKIRPLDLEIEAKRACSLTFEDAKSTYPLLVEEKIVPYACMDLLYQYELLVDGFGLDPLQEITAGKEIEYQDAIVEASWPLGNAVEAISSLPKFERLMYFV, from the exons ATGGAGTTCCTAATTACACTCATAACATTTCTACTCTTCTTAATACCTTCAATCACTTCCTCCTCACAATATTTAGGAAACAACCTACTCACTAATCGAAAGATATTCCAAAAACAAGAAACAATTACCTCTTACGCTGTTATTTTTGATGCTGGTAGCACTGGAAGCCGTGTCCATGTTTACCATTTTGATCAAAACTTAGATCTTCTTCATATTGGTAAAGATGTTGAGTTTTATAATAAG ATCAAACCCGGTTTGAGTGCATATGGTGATAATCCTGAACAAGCTGCAAATTCTTTGATTCCACTTTTAGAGCAAGCACAGAATGTGATTCCTGAGGACGTGCACCCCAAAACACCCGTTAGACTTGGG GCAACCGCAGGTTTAAGGCTTTTAGATGGGGATGCTTCGGAAAAGATATTGCAAGCG GTTAGAGATATGCTCAGCAACAGAAGTAGCTTCATTGTTCAACCAGATGCAGTTTCTATTATAGATGGAACTCAAGAAGGTTCTTATTTGTGG GTGACAGTTAACTATGTATTGGGAAATTTGGGAAAAAAGTACACAAAAACAGTGGGAGTAATGGACCTTGGAGGTGGATCCCTTCAAATGGCATATGCTGTCTCAAAGAAAACAGCTCAAAATGCTCCAAAAGTTGCTGATGGAAATGATCCATACATTAAGAAGATTGTACTCAAGGGAAAACCATATGATCTCTATGTTCACAG TTACTTACACTTTGGTAGAGAAGCTTCTCGAGCAGAGATTTTGAAGGTCACTAAGCATTCTGCTAATCCTTGTATTTTAGCCGGATTTGATG GGATCTACACATATTCAGGAGAAGAATACAAGGCCACTGCCCCTGCTTCTGGGGCCAACTTCAATAAATGCAAAAAGATAATTCGTAAGGCTCTTAAATTGAATTATCCATGTCCCTATCAGAACTGCACTTTTGCTGGAATATGGAACGGTGGAGGAGGAAGTGGACAAAAACACCTTTTTGCTACTTCATCTTTCTTTTACCTACCAGAAGAT gttGGTATGGTTGACTCAAAGACACGTAACTTCAAAATTCGTCCTCTGGATCTCGAGATTGAAGCTAAGAGAGCTTGTTCATTAACATTTGAGGATGCCAAATCGACTTATCCACTTCTTGTTGAGGAGAAAATAGTTCCATATGCATGCATGGATCTTTTATATCAGTATGAGTTGCTCGTTGATGGATTTG GCTTAGATCCATTGCAAGAAATTACAGCTGGAAAGGAAATTGAATATCAAGATGCTATTGTTGAAGCTTCATGGCCTCTTGGAAATGCTGTTGAAGCCATATCATCGCTACCTAAATTTGAACGACTGATGTATTTTGTTTAA
- the NAC24 gene encoding NAC transcription factor 47, whose translation MGTPQSNLPPGFRFHPTDAELILHYLRKKIASIPLPVSIIAEVDIYKLDPWELPAKASFGEKEWYFFSPRDRKYPNGARPNRAAASGYWKATGTDKTIVASLPSGGRRSHDNIIGVKKALVFYKGKPPKGVKTNWIMHEYRLVDNNKPIKLKDSSMRLDDWVLCRIYKKSKCALSLTEAETMVGDVDQAKETQIKDTLFQITKNSTSPNQNTLMSQKSMSFSNLLDAMDYSMLSSFLSENHSNPSGIGSSTSFNTENFNQPSSQINTNNNYMFQKNTSKQQLSNIDEDTLLYQSKKYLNSSCNFPNINSQYENYLMKQSLLNQQLILGPHLQFQG comes from the exons ATGGGAACCCCACAGTCCAATTTGCCACCAGGTTTTAGGTTCCACCCAACTGATGCAGAGCTTATACTTCACTACCTTAGGAAGAAAATTGCCTCCATTCCCTTGCCTGTTTCCATCATTGCTGAAGTTGATATTTACAAGTTGGATCCATGGGAATTACCAG CAAAGGCTTCATTTGGTGAGAAAGAATGGTACTTTTTCAGTCCAAGAGATAGAAAGTACCCAAATGGTGCAAGGCCAAACAGGGCAGCTGCTTCAGGGTATTGGAAGGCTACTGGCACTGACAAGACCATAGTGGCATCATTGCCAAGTGGAGGGAGAAGGTCACATGACAACATTATTGGTGTCAAAAAAGCTCTTGTTTTCTACAAAGGAAAACCCCCAAAGGGTGTTAAGACTAATTGGATCATGCATGAATATCGCCTTGTAGATAACAACAAACCTATTAAGCTCAAAGATTCCTCCATGAGG TTGGATGATTGGGTACTATGCCGAATTTACAAGAAATCAAAATGTGCACTATCTTTAACAGAGGCAGAAACAATGGTAGGTGATGTAGATCAAGCAAAAGAGACCCAAATAAAGGACACCCTTTTCCAAATCACAAAAAATTCAACCTCTCCTAATCAAAACACACTTATGTCTCAAAAATCAATGTCATTCTCCAACCTTTTAGATGCTATGGACTATTCCATGTTAAGCAGCTTCTTATCTGAAAACCATTCTAACCCATCAGGAATTGGATCAAGTACAAGTTTCAACACTGAAAATTTTAATCAACCATCCTCACAAATCAACACCAACAACAATTACATGTTTCAGAAGAACACTTCAAAGCAACAACTTTCAAACATAGATGAAGACACTTTATTATACCAATCAAAGAAATACTTGAATTCCTCTTGCAATTTCCCTAACATTAATTCCCAATACGAGAATTACCTCATGAAGCAATCTCTATTGAATCAACAATTGATTCTAGGACCTCACCTCCAATTTCAAGGCTAA